In Panicum virgatum strain AP13 chromosome 5K, P.virgatum_v5, whole genome shotgun sequence, the genomic window CTTGCCGCCTCATTGCGTGTCACGTCGAACCTCTCGCCGTCGCCCCAGAGCGCGTAGGCCTCCTCCCCGTGCGCGGCGTCGTCGCCGATCCTGAGCTGCTCGTCGGGCATGCGCAGCGGGACGACGAGGCCGACGCCCAGGATGATGCCCGTGGTGACCACGACGTTCCAGGCGACGACGAAGAGCGCGCCGCCTAGCTGCTTGCCCACctgcgcgacgccgccgccgtagaaggcgccgcgcgcgcccgggACGTGCGAGTGGAGGGCCATGAGGTCCGGTGTGGCGAGGAGGCCCGTGAGGACGCCGCCGAGGAGCCCCGCGACGGCGTGCGTGTGGAACACGGCGAGCGTGTCGTCCACCTTCTGGAGCAGGGCGGACCTCTTGTGGAGGATCATCATGGTGACCCACGGCACGCTGCCGGCGCAGACGCCCATCAGTATGGCCGCCCATGTGTGTACCAGCCCTGCAGACACGTGCGTCGTGCAACCCGATGCGATTTGTAAATTCAAATGTTTTATCAGTGTAATAATGCGCTAAAAAATGATAAGGAGGTATCCAGTTCAACTATAAGCTCTGACACATAATTTAGGTTTTCACTAGCCTATCTTTTTCACATGAtctatttttttgaaagaatttttttCACATGATTTAGCTACCACTACGTCGCATGGTGTAAGGCACTTCTCCAGACTGGACGACGAGTCACAAGAACTCGAGCGGAAGAAATGTTGTTACCTGCACCGGCGGTGACGCAGACAAGCCCGGTCATCATGCCCTGCACGGCGCCGATCACCGAGGGCTTGCCGAAGAAGATGACGTCGAGGCAGGTCCAGGTGAGGAGGCTCGTCGCGGCGCTGACATTGGTGTTGAGCACGGCCACGGACGCCGTGATGTTGGGGGCGTAGGGCGCGCCGCCGTTGAACCCGGCCCATCCCAGCCACagcagcccgccgccggcgatcatGAGCAGGATGTTGTTCGGCGCGAACCTCTCCCTGTCGCTCTTCAGCCTCGGGCCCACCTGCCAGAATTTCAGTCAGCCGCCCTTCGCCTGGTTAGCAGCGTACCAGACGGAATTCATGTCCTACCGAGTACCAAGAGAAACTCCAACGGCTCGATGATCAACATTGGCAGTTGCCGCTGACTTTATGCTCCCGCGTACGGGCGTCGTACCACAACCCTGACGGGCCGACCATCGACCGAACCACCGCGAGATCCAATGAAATTCAGACGACGGTAACCGGAGCTCGATCGTCTACACGTACCCAGTAGGCGGCGGTGAAGCCGGCGACGCCGGAGGAGAGGTGGACGACGTATCCGCCGGAGTAGTCGATGACGCCCCAGTGGTAGAGGAAGCCGCCGCCCCAGAGGCTGAAGGCGCAGATGGTGTAGGAGAGGAGCAGCCACAGCGGGGTGAAGGCCATCCACGCCCGGATGTTCATGCGCCCGAGGAGCGACCCGGCGAGCAGCACCAGCGTGATGGCGGCCATCTCGAACTCGAACAGCACCAGCGTCGCCTCCGGGTAGTAGGGCTCCGTGCGCGGCGCCGCGAgcgccccgcccgcgccgcggcgcgccgtgGCCGGGAACGACGCGCGCGCGACGAGGAAGCCCTCCGCCAGCGCCGGGCCGGCCTTCCCCCAGAACGGGAGCAGGCGGTCGCCGAACGCCATGCGGAAGCCGACGAGCACCCAGACGATGAGCGTGGACGCGTACGCGTACAGCGCCATGAAGGCGGAGTTGACGGCCCACTTCTTCTTGACGATGCTGCCGTAGAGCACGACCAGCCCCGGCATGGACTGGATGCCCACGAACGTCGCCGCCGTCAGCTGCCACGCGTTGTCGCCCTTGTTCAGCCACGCCGGCACCGCCGGGAGGTCGGCCGCGTAGGCCATTTCCGGTTGCCGGCGCACGACACGATGACGGCCGATGAAACTCTGCGGCGAGCCGCGGCGCGACGGAGGTGTGTTGCACCGCGACGCGGCTCCTCGCCGACGTGGTTTAATAGATGCACGCGACGCGGCGACGCCCGTGACAGGTGGTTGGTGAAGTTTTTTGGGGAGAGTTCGTGAGCCGCATGAGCCAACGCCAACGGCAGGCCGGTGGGAATCGGGGCCTCCGGTGGGTCGGTCAGGACTCAGGAGGCTCAAGTTGCCTGTATTCTTTTAGCTTCCGTGTCCAATTTCTCTTCTTCgtgttttttcttctctcctgATTTCCTCCAAATTTCCTGACATTGTCGAGAACTCAGGAGGCAGAGAATGCTAGTCTCCACACTGTTTACAGTCTTCTTCTTGTTCCAGTTGTCCATTTTTTTCTTAAGATTTCAATGATCTGTTGCTGGGACCGTTGGAATTTTACTCAACTGGTCAATTAGTATAAATAAACTTCCAGATCTGCCTGAAAACTGCTCTATCGTGTAATGAAAACAAATGATGACAACTGACAAGTGATTTTAAAAAAGCATCCACATTTGTAAAACCAAATACATCAGATCTTGAGAAATTAACGAGCACTGAGCCTAGTTAAGGATGAAGGACACTGATGCTTATCAATGTTCCGCTCATTCAAAACAAACTAA contains:
- the LOC120708547 gene encoding ammonium transporter 2 member 3; this encodes MAYAADLPAVPAWLNKGDNAWQLTAATFVGIQSMPGLVVLYGSIVKKKWAVNSAFMALYAYASTLIVWVLVGFRMAFGDRLLPFWGKAGPALAEGFLVARASFPATARRGAGGALAAPRTEPYYPEATLVLFEFEMAAITLVLLAGSLLGRMNIRAWMAFTPLWLLLSYTICAFSLWGGGFLYHWGVIDYSGGYVVHLSSGVAGFTAAYWVGPRLKSDRERFAPNNILLMIAGGGLLWLGWAGFNGGAPYAPNITASVAVLNTNVSAATSLLTWTCLDVIFFGKPSVIGAVQGMMTGLVCVTAGAGLVHTWAAILMGVCAGSVPWVTMMILHKRSALLQKVDDTLAVFHTHAVAGLLGGVLTGLLATPDLMALHSHVPGARGAFYGGGVAQVGKQLGGALFVVAWNVVVTTGIILGVGLVVPLRMPDEQLRIGDDAAHGEEAYALWGDGERFDVTRNEAARIGGWSNGVLEETVDHRLAGMGARGVTIQL